In Vibrio syngnathi, the following proteins share a genomic window:
- the galE gene encoding UDP-glucose 4-epimerase GalE, giving the protein MNVLVTGGMGYIGSHTSIQMINAGMTPVLFDNLYNSKLSVLERIEKVSGVRPDFIEGDIRDKALLTETMKQHNIEAVIHFAGLKAVGESVAKPLEYYDNNVNGTLVLVDAMRDAGVTTLVFSSSATVYGDPASVPITEDFPTSATNPYGRSKLMVEECLTDFQKANPDWSITLLRYFNPVGSHPSGELGEDPQGIPNNLMPFVSQVAVGRREFLSVFGSDYPTKDGTGVRDYIHVMDLSDGHIAALEKVGRKDGLHVYNLGTGNGSSVLDMVKAFEQASGQAIPYKLVERRPGDIAECWADPAKAQKELGWNATRTLAEMTEDTWRWQSTNPDGFPG; this is encoded by the coding sequence ATGAATGTTTTAGTTACAGGTGGCATGGGTTACATCGGTAGCCACACAAGTATCCAGATGATAAACGCAGGTATGACACCTGTGCTTTTCGATAACTTATACAACAGTAAACTAAGCGTTTTAGAACGTATCGAAAAAGTATCTGGCGTTCGTCCTGATTTCATTGAAGGTGATATTCGTGATAAAGCGCTTTTAACTGAAACCATGAAGCAACACAATATTGAAGCCGTTATTCATTTTGCGGGCCTGAAAGCGGTTGGCGAATCTGTTGCTAAACCTCTTGAATACTATGACAACAACGTAAACGGTACGTTAGTGCTTGTCGATGCAATGCGTGATGCTGGTGTAACAACCTTAGTATTCAGCTCTTCAGCAACGGTTTATGGCGATCCTGCTAGTGTTCCTATCACAGAAGATTTTCCAACAAGTGCGACTAACCCTTACGGTCGCAGTAAGCTCATGGTTGAAGAGTGCTTAACTGACTTCCAAAAGGCTAACCCAGATTGGAGCATTACACTGTTGCGTTACTTCAACCCAGTAGGTTCACATCCAAGTGGTGAACTCGGTGAAGATCCACAAGGTATTCCAAACAACTTAATGCCATTTGTATCTCAAGTTGCAGTAGGTCGACGTGAATTCCTATCTGTATTTGGTAGCGATTACCCAACAAAAGATGGCACTGGTGTTCGTGATTACATCCACGTGATGGATCTGTCTGATGGCCACATCGCAGCACTCGAGAAAGTAGGGCGTAAAGACGGTCTTCATGTCTATAACCTAGGTACTGGCAACGGTTCAAGTGTATTAGATATGGTTAAAGCCTTCGAACAAGCAAGCGGTCAAGCGATTCCTTACAAACTTGTTGAACGTCGTCCGGGTGATATCGCTGAGTGTTGGGCCGATCCAGCGAAAGCTCAGAAAGAACTGGGGTGGAATGCGACACGCACACTGGCTGAAATGACTGAAGACACATGGCGCTGGCAGTCAACAAACCCTGATGGTTTCCCTGGCTGA
- a CDS encoding 5-oxoprolinase subunit PxpA encodes MTTKILLNCDMGESFGNWKMGDDESVMEWVDMANIACGFHASDPHVMSQTIKLAQHYHTQIGAHPGYQDLVGFGRRSIPHTMDEISELVCYQVGALQALCRYHHTSVGYVKPHGALYNDMMANIDVFNAVAQAVAEFNIPLMILSSSDNQQYLDIADDHDLPLLFEAFADRAYLNNGQLSPRTQKGSVYVNQDDIYNQVMQIINYGSVTTIEGERLPIEADTICVHGDNPQSIALIRKIRQDLNAFN; translated from the coding sequence GTGACAACGAAGATTTTGCTTAATTGCGACATGGGAGAAAGTTTCGGCAATTGGAAGATGGGCGATGATGAATCGGTCATGGAATGGGTCGATATGGCAAACATCGCTTGTGGCTTTCACGCGTCTGATCCGCACGTTATGTCCCAAACCATAAAACTGGCGCAGCACTATCACACCCAAATCGGTGCTCACCCCGGTTATCAAGATTTAGTTGGGTTTGGTCGCCGTTCTATTCCTCATACTATGGACGAGATCAGTGAACTGGTGTGCTATCAAGTTGGTGCATTACAAGCGCTTTGCCGCTATCACCACACCTCTGTTGGCTATGTGAAACCTCATGGCGCCCTTTACAACGATATGATGGCGAACATTGATGTGTTTAATGCCGTTGCCCAAGCCGTCGCTGAATTTAACATCCCCTTAATGATCCTTTCTTCATCAGACAATCAGCAGTATTTAGATATTGCTGATGATCATGACCTGCCACTCTTGTTTGAAGCGTTTGCCGACCGAGCATACTTGAATAATGGGCAGTTATCGCCACGAACTCAAAAAGGCTCGGTTTACGTTAATCAGGACGACATCTACAACCAAGTCATGCAAATTATTAACTACGGTTCGGTCACGACCATTGAAGGTGAAAGACTGCCTATTGAAGCCGATACCATCTGTGTTCATGGTGATAATCCCCAATCCATCGCATTAATTAGAAAAATCAGACAAGACCTCAACGCTTTTAATTAG
- a CDS encoding 5-oxoprolinase subunit B family protein, translating to MTTNQIEFNIAPVAECSVLVTLTLSPSNSQSNSEYAQYMAHLSNAIRQNLASILMNVTPAYHTILVDYLPYRISEKQLIEQLNTLLSHAISSLSSVSYTRDTIDLPAYYSPETALDLGRYQAKGISLDEIIQHHTSQTYSVSAIGFTPGFAFMSDVVNELALPRHSTPRLSVPKGSIAIADTKTAVYPSDSPGGWNIIGNCPLPLFDHSQLKNADTTQTPLSLLNVGDSVRFKAISKQEFEELRFMEMSGGVTNG from the coding sequence ATGACGACGAATCAAATTGAATTCAATATAGCGCCAGTCGCGGAATGCAGCGTTTTGGTCACCTTGACGCTATCGCCTTCAAATAGTCAATCTAACAGCGAATATGCGCAGTACATGGCTCATCTTTCCAATGCCATTCGCCAAAACTTGGCATCTATATTGATGAATGTGACACCGGCTTACCACACCATTCTGGTTGACTACTTACCTTATCGAATTTCCGAAAAGCAACTCATCGAACAACTCAACACCTTATTGAGTCATGCTATTTCGTCCTTATCTAGTGTTAGTTACACTCGTGACACTATCGACCTTCCCGCTTATTACTCACCAGAAACGGCTCTCGACTTAGGCCGATATCAAGCAAAAGGCATCTCGCTAGATGAGATCATTCAACATCACACCTCACAAACATACAGCGTCAGTGCGATTGGATTTACGCCTGGCTTTGCGTTTATGTCTGACGTGGTCAATGAGCTTGCTTTGCCTCGTCATTCAACCCCACGCTTAAGTGTACCGAAAGGCAGTATCGCCATCGCTGATACGAAAACAGCGGTGTACCCTTCGGACTCACCGGGCGGTTGGAATATTATTGGCAATTGTCCGCTTCCATTGTTCGATCACAGCCAATTGAAGAACGCTGATACCACGCAAACGCCGCTGTCTCTGCTTAATGTCGGTGACAGTGTGCGTTTCAAAGCGATATCAAAACAAGAATTTGAGGAACTTAGGTTTATGGAGATGAGTGGAGGTGTCACTAATGGCTAA
- a CDS encoding biotin-dependent carboxyltransferase family protein has product MAKTKAKPTLTVIKPGPLSLIQDFGRFGVAHLGLTQGGPVDDYSYSWANHLLGNPVNQAALEITLGQCALRIDFDCEMALCGGDLQAKLDGKPQSNWGTFQAFAGQVLSFGLPKNGLRAYLAVKGGFDVPSTLDSCSTVTREKIGGLTQDGEPCQQGQQIAFTQHKLSHPFKALSVTFRYTPDYNLPVNLRVIEGYQSELFSESAKATLYNAKYHVDQNSNRMGYRLSGESVDSPDISLLSEGIALGAIQIPQDGRPIVLLNDRQTIGGYPKVGCVARIDLPRLAQAKPGHAVSFSKGDRLGLQEVWCQWAQFFGY; this is encoded by the coding sequence ATGGCTAAGACAAAAGCTAAACCAACGCTGACAGTCATTAAGCCCGGCCCGTTGAGCTTGATTCAAGACTTCGGACGATTTGGTGTCGCTCACCTCGGGTTGACACAAGGCGGTCCTGTTGATGATTACTCATATAGCTGGGCCAATCACCTGCTCGGAAACCCAGTCAACCAAGCGGCGTTGGAAATCACGCTTGGGCAATGTGCGTTACGAATCGATTTTGATTGTGAGATGGCATTATGTGGTGGCGATTTACAAGCGAAGCTCGATGGCAAACCACAGTCTAACTGGGGTACTTTTCAAGCTTTCGCAGGGCAAGTTCTCTCATTTGGTTTACCTAAAAATGGTCTAAGGGCGTATTTAGCCGTTAAGGGTGGCTTCGATGTACCATCAACTCTTGATAGCTGTTCTACGGTGACTCGTGAAAAGATTGGTGGATTAACGCAAGATGGAGAGCCATGCCAGCAAGGGCAACAAATTGCGTTTACCCAACATAAACTCTCTCACCCGTTTAAAGCGTTGAGTGTCACCTTCCGATACACGCCTGATTACAATCTACCAGTGAACTTACGAGTGATTGAAGGCTATCAAAGCGAGCTGTTCTCAGAGTCAGCAAAAGCGACTTTGTATAACGCAAAGTATCACGTTGACCAAAATTCAAATCGCATGGGTTATCGACTGAGTGGTGAATCGGTTGATTCACCTGATATTTCGCTATTGTCAGAAGGTATTGCCTTAGGTGCGATTCAAATCCCCCAAGATGGGCGACCTATCGTGTTGCTTAATGACAGACAAACTATTGGTGGCTATCCAAAGGTTGGATGTGTCGCCAGAATCGATTTACCGCGCTTAGCACAAGCCAAACCTGGGCATGCAGTCTCGTTTAGTAAAGGCGATCGCTTAGGATTACAAGAAGTGTGGTGCCAATGGGCTCAGTTTTTCGGCTATTGA
- a CDS encoding FAD-dependent oxidoreductase → MNHNKTDTNQPSIAIVGGGIAGTTSAIHFSELGFKVTILEKGPSLVNGPPICHLHAGGNLYRDISVEQCLQLLTQSIDTVRLFPHTINIRPTVIAVPHSDGGEPLDLLPRLKIIKDAYAELVNQDKSNQVLGKPEEYYKLYSKEELLTLATQTQPLKPTSLDDWCIPFAKHTDLETLKYPVAMVQEYGWSVFRLSATAQLSLGQQSNCTVLTNSRLQSVESLEQGWSLTYTDAENQSCHLTTDYLINASGFETGIVDDFVGSKQQRLVEFKAAYVTQWPYSQECKEEWPEVIFHGPRGTPQGMAQLTPYADGVFQLHGMTEGITLFEGGLVSSSTDSSQPQLPSKLLKKIVSGWSEEQLELRTRAAITHMSQFIPSFSSALVGGKPLFGAQQIPGTDPSLRASDVSFCGDRYARLEVVKASSTLEAAQKVAEHWFDVAEPVSVEDTHSVTMSLNPSDIENRAIDLTQERGYPEALAKVSGQDHA, encoded by the coding sequence ATGAACCACAACAAAACGGATACAAATCAGCCTTCTATTGCCATTGTTGGTGGTGGTATTGCCGGAACAACAAGCGCGATTCACTTTAGTGAGTTGGGTTTTAAGGTTACTATCTTGGAAAAAGGGCCGAGTTTGGTTAATGGTCCACCAATTTGCCACCTGCACGCTGGCGGCAATTTGTATCGAGATATTTCTGTAGAGCAGTGTCTTCAGTTGCTCACGCAGTCAATTGATACCGTCCGCTTGTTTCCCCACACGATCAATATTCGTCCGACAGTTATCGCTGTTCCACACAGTGATGGTGGAGAGCCGTTGGATCTACTTCCGCGTCTAAAGATAATCAAGGACGCTTATGCTGAACTTGTTAATCAAGATAAAAGTAACCAAGTGCTTGGTAAGCCGGAAGAGTATTACAAGCTGTACAGCAAAGAAGAGTTATTAACACTTGCCACCCAAACACAGCCTCTAAAACCAACATCGCTTGATGATTGGTGTATTCCTTTCGCTAAACATACGGATCTAGAAACCCTTAAGTATCCTGTTGCTATGGTTCAAGAGTATGGCTGGAGTGTATTTCGACTTTCTGCAACCGCTCAACTCTCTTTGGGGCAACAGTCTAATTGTACCGTGTTAACCAACAGCCGATTGCAATCTGTTGAATCGTTAGAGCAAGGCTGGTCTTTGACTTATACCGATGCCGAAAACCAAAGCTGTCACCTAACGACCGACTACTTGATTAATGCAAGTGGCTTTGAAACGGGCATCGTGGATGACTTTGTCGGCTCTAAACAACAAAGACTGGTTGAGTTCAAAGCCGCATACGTTACGCAGTGGCCGTATTCACAAGAATGTAAGGAAGAGTGGCCTGAGGTTATCTTCCATGGCCCAAGAGGCACACCACAAGGTATGGCCCAATTAACGCCGTACGCTGATGGTGTGTTCCAACTTCACGGCATGACAGAAGGGATTACTCTGTTTGAGGGTGGGCTTGTTTCTTCATCAACAGATTCATCACAGCCTCAACTGCCTTCTAAGCTTCTTAAGAAAATCGTATCAGGTTGGAGTGAAGAGCAGCTTGAACTAAGAACTCGCGCAGCGATAACGCATATGTCTCAGTTCATCCCAAGTTTCAGCTCTGCATTGGTAGGTGGCAAGCCTTTGTTTGGTGCACAACAGATTCCGGGAACCGATCCGAGCTTAAGAGCTTCAGACGTTTCGTTCTGTGGTGATCGCTATGCTCGACTTGAAGTAGTGAAAGCTTCTTCAACCCTAGAGGCTGCACAAAAGGTCGCTGAGCATTGGTTTGATGTGGCAGAGCCGGTATCGGTTGAAGATACGCACTCAGTGACAATGTCACTTAATCCAAGTGATATTGAAAATAGAGCGATAGATTTGACACAAGAACGTGGATACCCAGAAGCACTTGCAAAGGTATCAGGCCAAGATCACGCTTAA
- a CDS encoding ABC transporter permease, giving the protein MNSSNGLNKRLFSWSIEEIRHGQLWPVSIALTLIIACVFALSALAERMEQVIVKQGKDALTADSVFISANPIPQPLLDLTQVEQLESSQLTRFSTMAFSDNSMQLVTVKAVESNYPLRGEMILEGTDSTASNHVEPGELWLDERIFSQLEVEIDDNVTIGDANLTITGRITQEPGLSFNPFQQMPAVLIHTSDIDATGAIQPGSRVSFRLFLNGDDTKLKAVQDSVELTPSDRWRTQDSASRTNDMFESTTQYLSLTVAIVVIMAATTLVLTCQHYVASRRKTIAMLKSLGASKQWIIKWLFVQVSLLVVIGAVLGITIGIGLEFLLRIPLGDLLPTPLPSYGIEPVILAILSSILIGVPALGIPLIGLVNTSAISVIQSSHKSNESYKKYLLLLVPIIPMMLMYGDNLLVWIVLAGITCLFLVLAIVSTFVLRLVGKLPTSTSMRLALSRINRTPLATGIQFGSLALSLMLLSIIWLVRSDLLSDWQQTLPENAPNAFALNIASYEKDSYLETIDANEVERTQAFPIIRGRLTTINGVEAAKYSETSEETDALSREINFTWGDSLPEYNEVLEGSWTQEQGVSVESDVAEQLGLKIGDDLSFTINSQNVSAKVNSIRKVEWREMKPNFYFIFTPDVLSSIPSTWLVSFRLEEQHNQMLNELSRNHPTVSLMDIRKMGSKIQELLKQIVWSITVLAALGVVAGLLLIFTLLRLSLSQRQQEIRLYRTLGASKKRILNTIWCEYGLMALVAGSIAALGSELSVAGVMNFGFELEPSLHPMLWIALPVLTFITLAAVVNSLIKRLLAPVNKDFG; this is encoded by the coding sequence TTGAATTCATCAAATGGACTGAATAAGCGCCTGTTCTCATGGAGCATCGAAGAGATTCGACATGGTCAGCTATGGCCGGTATCTATCGCTCTAACGCTCATTATTGCTTGTGTGTTCGCGCTTTCAGCTTTGGCTGAGCGCATGGAACAAGTGATCGTAAAGCAGGGCAAAGATGCGTTAACCGCCGATAGCGTGTTTATCTCAGCAAACCCAATCCCGCAACCCTTGCTCGACCTTACTCAGGTGGAACAGTTAGAAAGTTCTCAGCTGACCCGTTTTTCAACGATGGCATTCAGTGATAACTCGATGCAACTCGTGACGGTGAAAGCCGTAGAGAGTAATTATCCTTTACGCGGCGAAATGATACTGGAAGGTACAGATAGCACGGCAAGCAATCATGTTGAACCGGGTGAACTGTGGCTTGATGAGCGTATATTTTCGCAATTAGAAGTCGAGATAGATGACAACGTCACGATAGGCGATGCTAATTTAACAATCACTGGACGTATCACACAAGAACCGGGCTTGAGTTTTAACCCATTCCAACAAATGCCTGCGGTGCTGATTCATACAAGTGACATCGATGCCACTGGCGCTATTCAACCGGGCAGCCGTGTGAGCTTCAGACTGTTTCTAAATGGTGATGATACAAAACTGAAAGCCGTGCAAGACAGCGTAGAATTAACACCAAGCGATCGCTGGCGTACTCAAGACTCTGCGAGCCGTACTAACGACATGTTCGAAAGCACAACTCAATATCTTTCATTAACTGTGGCTATCGTTGTGATTATGGCTGCGACCACTTTGGTACTCACATGCCAACACTATGTAGCGAGTCGTCGTAAAACCATCGCGATGCTTAAGAGTTTAGGCGCGAGCAAGCAATGGATTATTAAATGGTTGTTTGTACAGGTGTCTCTGTTAGTGGTCATCGGCGCCGTACTGGGAATTACCATCGGTATCGGTTTAGAATTTTTGCTTCGTATACCATTGGGTGATTTGTTACCAACACCACTTCCTAGTTATGGTATTGAACCTGTCATTCTGGCGATTTTATCAAGTATCCTCATTGGTGTGCCTGCGCTTGGCATTCCGTTAATTGGCTTGGTCAACACCTCGGCAATCAGCGTGATTCAATCAAGTCACAAGTCCAATGAAAGCTACAAGAAATACCTATTGTTGCTGGTGCCTATTATTCCAATGATGCTGATGTACGGTGACAATCTGTTGGTATGGATAGTTCTAGCGGGTATCACTTGCCTGTTCTTAGTACTCGCGATTGTCAGTACGTTCGTTCTGCGTTTGGTCGGGAAACTGCCGACATCGACATCTATGCGTTTGGCATTAAGCCGAATTAATCGCACACCATTAGCAACAGGGATTCAATTCGGTTCTTTAGCGCTGTCTTTAATGCTGCTATCGATCATATGGCTAGTGAGAAGTGACTTGTTGTCAGATTGGCAACAAACCTTGCCCGAGAACGCACCTAATGCGTTTGCGCTGAATATTGCGAGCTATGAGAAAGACAGTTATCTCGAGACGATTGATGCAAACGAAGTAGAGCGTACTCAAGCGTTTCCAATTATACGAGGAAGACTCACGACCATTAACGGCGTTGAGGCGGCAAAATACAGCGAGACCTCAGAAGAAACAGATGCACTAAGTCGCGAGATCAACTTCACTTGGGGAGATAGCCTGCCTGAGTACAATGAAGTGTTAGAAGGCAGCTGGACACAAGAGCAGGGCGTATCTGTGGAATCCGATGTCGCAGAGCAACTTGGTTTGAAAATTGGCGATGATCTTTCATTCACAATCAACAGCCAGAACGTCTCTGCCAAGGTGAACAGCATCCGAAAAGTAGAGTGGCGAGAAATGAAGCCGAACTTCTACTTCATATTTACGCCAGATGTTTTGAGCTCTATTCCTTCTACTTGGCTCGTGAGTTTCCGACTAGAAGAACAACATAATCAGATGCTCAACGAACTCTCTCGAAATCACCCAACCGTGAGTTTGATGGATATTCGTAAGATGGGTAGCAAGATCCAGGAGTTACTCAAACAGATTGTTTGGTCGATAACCGTACTTGCGGCTTTGGGTGTGGTAGCGGGGCTATTGCTTATCTTCACTCTGTTGCGATTGAGCTTGTCTCAAAGACAACAAGAGATACGTTTGTACCGAACCTTAGGTGCGAGTAAGAAGCGAATTCTTAACACCATTTGGTGTGAATACGGGCTAATGGCCTTAGTGGCGGGTTCTATTGCTGCGCTGGGCTCAGAACTCAGTGTTGCAGGGGTAATGAACTTTGGCTTCGAGTTAGAACCTTCACTCCACCCAATGCTGTGGATAGCGCTACCCGTGCTAACGTTCATCACATTGGCCGCGGTAGTAAATAGCTTAATCAAACGTTTGTTGGCACCAGTAAACAAGGATTTTGGTTAG
- a CDS encoding ABC transporter ATP-binding protein, whose protein sequence is MHTSIIKAEAVSKTVSTNQEHLTILEHVDIDIREGETVAIVGTSGAGKSTLMTLLAGLDVPTSGEISLLGQPLSQLDDEARAKIRSESVGFVFQSFLLIPSLSALQNVTLPCLLKGEDEDIERATALLESVGLKDRLDHLPSQLSGGEQQRVALARAFMIKPKILFADEPTGNLDQQTAAKIVELLFELNSSHGTTLVLVTHDPKLAQRCQRTLKMHLGQIEEV, encoded by the coding sequence ATGCATACATCCATCATTAAAGCAGAAGCTGTTTCCAAGACAGTGTCTACTAATCAAGAACATTTAACAATCTTAGAGCATGTTGATATCGATATTCGTGAGGGTGAAACGGTTGCGATCGTCGGTACTTCAGGTGCTGGTAAATCCACGTTAATGACACTGCTTGCAGGGCTCGATGTGCCAACTTCTGGCGAAATCAGTTTGTTAGGCCAACCTCTATCACAGCTTGATGACGAAGCGAGAGCCAAAATCCGCAGTGAATCCGTTGGGTTTGTTTTCCAAAGCTTCTTATTGATCCCAAGCCTTTCTGCCCTGCAAAACGTCACGCTTCCTTGTTTGTTGAAAGGTGAAGACGAAGACATCGAACGCGCGACGGCTTTGCTTGAATCAGTGGGCTTGAAAGACAGGCTTGATCACCTGCCATCTCAGCTATCAGGCGGTGAACAACAAAGAGTCGCTTTAGCTCGCGCGTTTATGATCAAGCCAAAAATCCTTTTTGCTGATGAACCTACAGGCAACCTAGACCAACAAACCGCAGCCAAAATTGTCGAGTTGTTGTTTGAGTTGAACTCATCACATGGCACAACGCTTGTTCTAGTGACGCATGATCCTAAACTCGCACAGCGTTGCCAACGAACACTTAAGATGCATCTCGGTCAGATAGAGGAAGTCTAA
- a CDS encoding arylesterase, with the protein MTRLISFLFLIIFSTASLAQDTELDSKLLVLGDSLSAGYNMDIKQSWPSLLPNALAKHDKTVTVVNGSISGDTTGNGLARLPQLLEEHAPDTVLIELGANDGLRGFPPKLMSANLDQIIDQIKAAGAKPIMMKIKIPPNYGKRYNQQFEYVFAALADQKNVPLLPFFLEHIILKPEWMMNDGLHPKPEAQPWIAEFVAKELYQYL; encoded by the coding sequence ATGACTCGACTAATTTCCTTTTTATTCTTAATTATATTTTCAACCGCTTCTTTGGCTCAAGATACCGAGTTAGATTCTAAGTTACTGGTGCTTGGTGATAGCTTGAGTGCTGGTTATAACATGGACATCAAACAGAGTTGGCCAAGTCTATTGCCAAACGCATTAGCGAAGCATGATAAAACGGTAACCGTGGTCAACGGCAGTATTTCAGGTGACACAACCGGCAATGGTTTAGCGCGTCTACCACAACTGCTTGAAGAACACGCTCCAGACACCGTTCTTATTGAACTTGGTGCGAATGATGGTCTTCGTGGCTTCCCACCTAAGCTGATGTCTGCAAACCTTGATCAAATCATCGATCAGATAAAAGCTGCGGGCGCCAAGCCAATTATGATGAAGATTAAAATCCCACCGAATTACGGTAAGCGTTACAACCAACAATTTGAATACGTTTTTGCAGCGCTTGCTGATCAAAAAAATGTGCCGCTTTTGCCGTTTTTCCTAGAGCATATCATCCTCAAACCGGAGTGGATGATGAATGATGGACTACACCCAAAACCAGAAGCTCAACCTTGGATTGCTGAATTCGTCGCCAAAGAATTATATCAGTATCTTTAA
- the fabV gene encoding enoyl-ACP reductase FabV, translating to MLIEPIIKGVVAKSAHPLGCQEAVKQQIKFVKSAPQIKDGPKRVLIIGASSGFGLAARIALTFGGAKADTISVSFERGPNEKSLGSAGWYNNIYFKKEAEREQRTAINIVGDAFSQETRSQVVEAIETYFEGEVDLIIYSLAAGVRPKPNTEEFWRSAIKPIGESVTGATISLEHDNWVTNTLDAATDEEAESTLKVMGGGDWEQWIDELINAESIAPGCKTIAFSYVGPEVTHPIYLDGTLGRAKIDLHQTSHALNLELANFGGNAYAIVCKALVTKASVFIPGLSPYLLALYKVMKEKETHEGCIQQMQRLFSSKLYGQTKVPLDGERLIRMDEWELDPETQAHVTELLEAMDENNFQSIGDYQGFKEEFLQLNGFAQPSVDYKEKLNTDDFIKLKP from the coding sequence ATGCTGATCGAACCTATTATCAAGGGTGTGGTAGCTAAAAGCGCTCACCCTCTAGGCTGTCAAGAAGCCGTAAAGCAACAAATCAAGTTTGTTAAGAGTGCGCCGCAGATCAAAGATGGCCCTAAGCGAGTACTGATTATCGGTGCTTCCTCTGGCTTTGGCCTTGCCGCTCGCATTGCCCTTACCTTTGGCGGTGCAAAAGCTGACACCATCAGCGTCTCATTCGAGCGCGGTCCTAACGAAAAATCCCTAGGCAGCGCGGGTTGGTACAACAACATCTATTTCAAGAAAGAAGCCGAACGAGAGCAACGCACTGCTATCAACATTGTTGGCGACGCATTTTCACAAGAAACACGTTCACAAGTTGTCGAAGCCATTGAAACCTACTTCGAAGGTGAAGTGGATCTGATTATCTACAGCTTAGCCGCTGGCGTAAGACCCAAACCAAATACCGAAGAATTCTGGCGCTCTGCCATTAAGCCAATCGGTGAAAGCGTGACTGGTGCGACTATCTCACTAGAGCACGACAACTGGGTGACCAACACACTTGATGCTGCAACGGATGAAGAAGCCGAAAGCACACTCAAAGTCATGGGCGGCGGAGATTGGGAACAGTGGATAGATGAGCTGATCAACGCTGAATCCATTGCCCCTGGTTGTAAAACCATCGCATTTTCCTATGTTGGTCCAGAAGTCACGCACCCTATTTACTTAGACGGCACTTTGGGCCGCGCTAAAATAGACCTTCATCAAACAAGCCACGCACTTAACCTTGAACTAGCAAACTTCGGCGGTAATGCCTACGCGATTGTGTGTAAAGCACTCGTCACCAAGGCTAGCGTGTTCATTCCGGGGCTAAGTCCTTACTTGCTTGCTTTATATAAAGTGATGAAAGAGAAAGAGACCCACGAAGGCTGTATCCAGCAAATGCAACGCTTATTCAGTAGTAAGCTGTATGGACAAACCAAAGTACCACTTGATGGCGAGCGCCTAATTCGGATGGATGAATGGGAACTCGACCCAGAAACCCAAGCTCATGTGACTGAACTACTTGAAGCTATGGATGAAAACAACTTCCAATCAATCGGTGACTATCAAGGTTTTAAAGAAGAGTTTTTACAGTTGAACGGTTTTGCTCAACCATCGGTAGACTATAAAGAGAAACTTAACACTGATGATTTTATAAAGTTAAAGCCTTAA